The Nerophis ophidion isolate RoL-2023_Sa linkage group LG07, RoL_Noph_v1.0, whole genome shotgun sequence genome contains a region encoding:
- the LOC133556487 gene encoding putative phospholipase B-like 2, producing MADIYLLRYFTFYLTINCVLFSHFSLVGAEIRTAVLDKNTGQLSVIVGYREDFVAWANFTDNIQTTGWSALDVTTSNQYNDSIQAYAAGAVEAAVTSELIYKHWMNTLMGYCGPFSRDAGYCDRLKTFITINLQWVQEQIEQQPNSPYWYQVRLALLQLKGLEDSYNDQLSFPSGPVSINPFGFLLFQMGGDMEDLESALNKSSLTRPLGSGSCSALIKLLPNNKDLLVSHDTWNTYQSMLRIIKKYSFAFSVSPLDNLVLPGTIQAFSSYPGSIFSGDDFYILSSGLVTLETTIGNSNPALWKFVQPKGTVMEWLRNIVANRLALTAKAWAELFSKYNSGTYNNQWMIVDYNNFAPGKTDLTKDLFVVLEQIPGQIIFTDKTEELLQKGYWASYNIPYYEDIFNASGCNDLVEKFGSWFSLDQNPRAQIFRRDQTKVTDVASMMRLMRYNNFKEDPLSQCQGCDPLENGENAISARSDLNPANGTYPFGALRQRSHGGTDMKMTSYGMFCRYEMLAASGPTWDQVPPFQWSTSPYKDLLHMGHPDIWAFKPIKVTWNP from the exons ATGGCAGATATTTATTTACTCCGGTATTTTACATTCTATTTAACAATTAACTGCGTTTTGTTCAGTCATTTTTCACTGGTTGGAGCCGAAATACGAACGGCGGTTCTTGATAAAAACACGGGGCAGCTTTCAGTCATCGTTGGGTATCGAGAAGATTTTGTGGCCTGGGCCAACTTCACCGACAACATTCAGACAACAGG CTGGTCTGCCTTGGACGTCACAACCAGCAATCAATACAATGATAGCATCCAAGCTTATGCTGCTGGAGCTGTGGAAGCTGCAGTCACATCTGAG CTTATCTACAAGCACTGGATGAACACACTCATGGGTTACTGTGGGCCCTTCTCAAGAGATGCTGGCTACTGTGACCGCCTCAAGACTTTTATCACTATCAACCTTCAGTGGGTTCAGGAGCAAATTGAGCAACAGCCAAATTCACCCTATTGGTACCAG GTTCGCCTTGCTCTGCTACAGCTGAAAGGTCTGGAGGACAGTTACAATGACCAACTGTCATTTCCGTCTGGCCCGGTATCCATCAACCCCTTTGGTTTCCT ACTGTTCCAAATGGGTGGAGATATGGAGGACTTGGAATCTGCTTTAAACAAATCCAGCTTGACGCGACCACTAGGATCTGGCTCCTGCTCTGCTCTCATTAAGCTGTTGCCAAACAATAAGGATCTTTTGGTTTCACATGACACCTGGAACACCTACCAGTCCATGCTGCGCATCATAAAGAAATACAGCTTTGCCTTCAGTGTTTCGCCCTTAG ATAATCTTGTTCTTCCTGGAACGATACAGGCATTCTCATCCTACCCTGGATCAATTTTCTCTGGAGATGACTTTTACATCCTCAGCAGTGGCTTG GTTACTCTGGAAACCACCATTGGCAACAGCAACCCTGCACTGTGGAAGTTTGTCCAACCCAAAGGTACCGTGATGGAGTGGCTCAGGAACATTGTGGCCAATCGTCTTGCACTGACCGCTAAAGCCTGGGCGGAGCTATTCAGCAAGTACAACAGCGGCAC GTACAACAACCAGTGGATGATTGTGGACTATAATAACTTTGCTCCAGGAAAGACTGACCTCACGAAGGACCTCTTTGTTGTGTTGGAACAAATTCC GGGACAGATTATTTTTACCGATAAGACGGAAGAATTATTGCAAAAAGGATACTGGGCAAGTTACAACATACC GTACTATGAAGACATATTCAATGCGAGTGGCTGCAATGACCTGGTGGAAAAGTTTGGCTCCTGGTTCTCCCTTGACCAGAATCCTCGGGCTCAAATATTTAGGAGAGACCAGACAAAAGTTACAGATGTTGCCTCGATGATGCGCCTCATGAG GTACAATAACTTTAAAGAAGACCCATTGTCTCAATGCCAAGGCTGTGATCCACTTGAGAATGGAGAAAATGCCATCTCTGCCCGCTCAGACCTGAACCCTGCCAACGGTACATACCCCTTTGGAGCTTTAAGACAAAGATCCCACGGAGGAACAGACATGAAG ATGACCTCCTACGGAATGTTTTGTCGCTATGAAATGCTGGCCGCGAGTGGGCCAACATGGGACCAGGTGCCACCCTTCCAATGGAGCACATCTCCATACAAGGATCTGTTGCACATGGGCCACCCTGATATTTGGGCTTTCAAGCCTATTAAAGTCACCTGGAATCCTTAA